A genomic region of Trifolium pratense cultivar HEN17-A07 linkage group LG3, ARS_RC_1.1, whole genome shotgun sequence contains the following coding sequences:
- the LOC123917865 gene encoding serine/threonine-protein kinase-like protein At1g28390: MGYLFCNAESAIATCDPHYWDLKKRNKSITNRTHSIKEFNYTDLVAATNGFSAESYLGKGSHGRVYRATLNGGDLIVAVKTTKLTTKALHNHSNNNCTGCGNCTSPAENEIEILSQVPNHRLVNLIGYCTDLNGNKLIVVEYMPNGSLHDLLHSTNKPPGWTKRFRFALQVAKAVRTLHGSNPPVIHRDIKSSNVLIDRDWKARLGDFGLALRGHVEDVRVKCTPPAGTLGYLDPCYLAPEDLSAKSDVFSFGILLLEIISGRNAIDVNYSPPSVVDWAVPLIRRGDFVGICDRRIGTPSDMAVMRQIAVIAARCVRSTAEKRPGMVEVVECLKLARKRIHSSPIWSSLRRRVTRVESAQPLMSWEEAYDHDYDYNYDYHHHYNYDWDDNKSEEVVKIVKSGSSRRKSKVSSVASVEYESKPSKKGTRSKPSKRITRSKTVGSSSICVGSCSRKSGIQMVSEKTGVMKLKKSKSTGVLQGPLLLHQKKNDVIHSAESETIALAISKLVILDNKKFEKKMLEKPLVNSYGWESE; the protein is encoded by the coding sequence ATGGGCTATCTTTTTTGCAATGCAGAATCTGCAATAGCTACTTGTGATCCTCACTATTGGGAtctcaaaaaaagaaacaaatcaatAACAAACCGTACACACTCCATCAAAGAGTTTAATTACACCGACCTCGTCGCCGCTACTAACGGTTTCTCTGCTGAAAGCTACCTTGGTAAAGGTAGCCACGGCAGAGTATACCGTGCTACTTTAAACGGAGGCGATCTAATCGTCGCCGTTAAAACAACAAAGTTAACTACAAAAGCACTTCATAATCACAGCAACAATAACTGCACCGGTTGCGGTAACTGTACAAGTCCAGCTGAAAACGAGATCGAGATTCTCTCACAAGTTCCAAATCATCGTCTCGTGAATCTCATCGGTTACTGCACCGATCTTAACGGCAATAAATTAATTGTCGTTGAATATATGCCAAACGGTTCACTTCACGATCTATTACATTCTACAAATAAACCGCCCGGTTGGACCAAACGCTTCCGGTTCGCATTACAAGTTGCGAAAGCGGTTCGAACGTTACACGGTTCAAATCCACCGGTGATTCATCGTGATATTAAATCTTCCAATGTTTTAATCGATCGAGATTGGAAAGCGAGACTCGGTGATTTCGGTCTTGCTCTTAGAGGACACGTGGAGGATGTTCGTGTTAAGTGTACACCACCGGCGGGGACGTTAGGGTATCTTGATCCATGCTATCTTGCGCCGGAGGATCTTAGTGCGAAAAGTGATGTGTTCAGTTTCGGGATCTTGTTGTTGGAGATAATCAGTGGAAGAAATGCTATTGATGTTAATTATAGTCCTCCGTCGGTTGTTGATTGGGCGGTGCCGTTGATTAGGCGAGGTGATTTCGTCGGGATCTGTGATCGGAGAATTGGAACGCCGTCGGATATGGCGGTGATGAGGCAGATTGCTGTGATTGCAGCGAGATGTGTTAGATCGACGGCGGAGAAACGGCCGGGGATGGTGGAGGTTGTGGAGTGTCTTAAATTGGCGAGGAAGAGGATTCATTCGTCGCCGATTTGGAGTAGTTTGAGACGGCGCGTGACGCGTGTGGAAAGCGCGCAACCGTTGATGAGTTGGGAAGAAGCTTATGATCATGATTATGattataattatgattatcatcatcattataattATGATTGGGATGATAATAAGAGTGAGGAAGTTGTGAAGATTGTAAAGAGTGGAAGCAGTAGAAGAAAGAGTAAAGTATCAAGTGTAGCGAGTGTAGAGTATGAGAGTAAACCCTCCAAAAAAGGAACGAGATCTAAGCCGTCGAAAAGAATAACAAGATCTAAGACCGTTGGTTCTTCTTCTATTTGTGTTGGTAGTTGTAGTAGAAAGAGTGGGATTCAAATGGTTTCAGAGAAAACGGGTGTAATGAAGTTAAAAAAGTCAAAGTCAACGGGAGTCTTGCAAGGTCCTCTACTTTTGCATCAGAAGAAGAAT